From Chitinophagales bacterium, the proteins below share one genomic window:
- a CDS encoding DUF499 domain-containing protein, translating to MQPWFKNVRPHKDIQDGHLDESIFAANLAEVAAGTGREIYTSPEMFFQKTYFTAGLKNIAKRVVQGLNGGQDADNRVISLQTGFGGGKTHTLISLYHLAKWGKKAIKSEHTKELLETTGEPKFESAHIAVFTNTTNDPAQGRKVDGFTIRTLWGELAYQLGGAAAYEIIRVNDEKQIAPKGLFKNVLEQCKPCLILIDELADYCVSASAVKVEASNLSDQTVSFMQELTEAVTGTDNCVLIATLPASAQELAASPISSQILTALENRITRVGANMKPVEDDEIFEVVRRRLFEDLGSEDEIEKIISSYSVLYQSLLSEIPSYALKSEYRDKLKKSYPFHPELIDMFRLRWASNPFFQRTRGVLRILAAIVSDLWKRQTSLTGSQYLIHTSDVMLSNVEALTSQITILNGASWDSVIGADVSGTSSNAFRIDNDVKALGKYNLTQGIAATVLLGTFGSKGQNKGVGIDEIKLCMVKPDGFNHNDINGAMDRMEGNAHYLYYSSTGIKRYWFDTTPNVNILINQAKGDIKNPDITAEILRRVIEKSRGIQLFNTLVNPSEDIPEQMKPTLVILSPQYLANPTEVNGKTKPIIEKLATKKGNSERIYRNTMLFLLCSEMGIGKLQDDIKNYLACHKINSEYSSQLNNEQKIDIRRRIEEASKQSDISLVSAYSLVAKYSVKSGIETLVIKQFKDSLETQINNNVIAALKEEEWLLESVGLSTLKNNNLLPTLEQAIKAKDVFEAFLRFDDKPMITGPEAVSKSIQKYCTNGEYCIATGDGSTYTRFFFQESVPFFDVNDITYWLVDKSLKPQPQQPTAPVINDKGEVVTPLPQVNEDPVTPTKDGTDETGTSRKFKSITVSGNVPLERYTELFNYFITPFAMSGNKIEIEVNFKIKSNTGSPIDESKQQYKSAKEAAKQLGLKFDEEI from the coding sequence ATGCAACCTTGGTTTAAAAATGTAAGGCCACACAAAGACATTCAGGATGGACACTTGGATGAATCCATCTTTGCCGCTAACCTGGCAGAAGTAGCAGCCGGCACTGGTAGAGAAATTTATACAAGTCCTGAAATGTTCTTTCAGAAAACCTACTTCACCGCAGGTTTAAAAAACATTGCCAAAAGAGTAGTACAAGGGCTAAATGGCGGGCAGGATGCTGATAACCGTGTTATCAGCTTACAAACCGGATTCGGTGGCGGTAAAACACATACGCTTATTTCCCTTTACCATTTGGCTAAGTGGGGTAAAAAAGCAATCAAAAGCGAACACACGAAGGAACTGTTGGAAACAACAGGTGAACCAAAATTTGAATCAGCACATATCGCTGTATTCACCAACACCACCAACGATCCGGCACAAGGTAGAAAAGTAGATGGTTTCACCATCCGTACCCTTTGGGGCGAACTGGCTTACCAGTTAGGCGGTGCAGCAGCTTATGAAATAATCAGGGTAAATGATGAGAAGCAAATTGCACCCAAAGGCTTATTCAAGAATGTATTGGAGCAGTGCAAACCTTGCTTAATACTGATAGACGAGTTAGCAGATTACTGCGTAAGTGCATCTGCTGTGAAAGTTGAAGCAAGTAACCTGAGTGACCAAACGGTTAGCTTTATGCAGGAGCTTACCGAAGCAGTTACAGGCACAGATAATTGTGTACTGATAGCTACGCTACCAGCCAGTGCCCAGGAGTTAGCAGCTTCGCCTATTTCATCACAAATTCTAACTGCATTAGAAAATAGAATTACAAGGGTTGGTGCTAATATGAAACCGGTGGAGGATGATGAAATATTTGAAGTTGTTCGCAGAAGGTTGTTTGAAGATTTGGGCAGTGAAGATGAAATAGAAAAAATCATTTCTTCCTACTCCGTTTTATACCAATCCTTGCTATCTGAAATTCCTTCCTATGCACTTAAATCGGAGTACCGGGATAAACTAAAAAAATCATATCCCTTCCACCCCGAGTTAATTGATATGTTCCGCCTACGTTGGGCAAGCAATCCATTCTTTCAAAGAACAAGAGGCGTTTTAAGAATATTGGCAGCCATCGTATCCGACCTTTGGAAAAGACAAACATCATTAACCGGAAGCCAGTATTTAATTCACACCTCCGATGTAATGCTTTCAAACGTTGAAGCATTAACCAGCCAGATTACAATTTTAAATGGAGCAAGTTGGGATTCAGTTATCGGTGCAGATGTCTCCGGCACTTCATCTAATGCTTTCCGTATTGACAATGATGTAAAGGCACTTGGAAAATACAATCTTACACAAGGCATTGCAGCTACAGTCCTATTAGGCACTTTCGGCAGTAAAGGACAAAACAAAGGAGTTGGCATTGATGAAATAAAACTCTGCATGGTGAAGCCTGACGGTTTCAACCATAACGACATTAACGGTGCAATGGACAGAATGGAAGGCAATGCACATTACCTCTATTACAGCAGCACCGGAATAAAAAGATATTGGTTTGATACTACACCAAACGTAAACATTCTCATTAACCAGGCTAAAGGCGACATTAAAAACCCCGACATCACTGCCGAAATACTGAGAAGAGTAATTGAAAAATCAAGAGGCATTCAGTTGTTTAATACATTGGTTAACCCATCGGAGGATATACCTGAGCAAATGAAACCCACATTGGTTATTCTAAGCCCACAGTATTTAGCCAATCCAACCGAGGTAAATGGCAAGACCAAACCCATCATTGAAAAGCTGGCCACTAAAAAGGGAAACAGCGAAAGAATTTACCGCAACACCATGTTGTTTTTGCTTTGTTCAGAAATGGGTATTGGCAAATTGCAAGATGATATAAAAAACTATTTGGCTTGTCATAAAATCAATTCAGAATATAGTTCACAACTGAACAACGAACAGAAAATCGACATTAGAAGAAGAATTGAAGAAGCAAGCAAGCAATCCGATATTTCGTTAGTTTCTGCTTATTCATTGGTAGCAAAATATTCTGTAAAAAGCGGTATCGAAACTTTGGTTATAAAACAATTTAAAGACAGCCTGGAAACACAGATAAACAACAATGTAATAGCAGCACTTAAAGAAGAAGAATGGTTGTTGGAATCAGTTGGACTAAGCACCCTAAAGAACAACAATCTTTTGCCAACACTGGAGCAAGCCATTAAAGCCAAAGATGTTTTTGAAGCATTCCTTCGCTTTGATGATAAACCAATGATAACCGGTCCCGAAGCTGTTTCAAAAAGCATTCAGAAATATTGCACCAATGGTGAGTATTGCATAGCCACAGGCGATGGAAGCACTTACACAAGGTTTTTCTTTCAGGAATCAGTTCCGTTTTTCGATGTTAATGATATTACTTATTGGTTAGTAGATAAGAGTTTAAAACCACAGCCACAGCAACCCACAGCACCTGTAATAAACGATAAAGGCGAAGTGGTTACACCACTTCCGCAGGTAAACGAAGATCCTGTTACACCAACCAAAGATGGTACAGACGAAACAGGCACTTCAAGAAAGTTTAAATCAATCACTGTTTCAGGTAATGTGCCTTTGGAACGCTACACCGAATTATTCAACTACTTCATTACACCATTCGCAATGAGTGGTAATAAAATCGAAATAGAAGTAAACTTCAAAATCAAATCCAATACAGGCAGCCCCATTGATGAGAGCAAACAGCAATACAAATCAGCAAAGGAGGCA